In Edaphobacter aggregans, the sequence GCGGCAGGCTGGCATGCCGGAGTTTCGCGTGGCGAATCTGATGCGTGACCGAGCCGTGCTGGAACTAGCTAAGATCGAGGCTGCACGGTTTGTTCAGCAGCCCGATCCGGCAATGTCGCGTGACGAACTCGATGCAGTGTGGGCCAGGTTGAAGCAGCAATGGCAACGGCGATATGGCCTTGTGGAGGCTTAGGGATTGGCAAAGAACGTGATGACTATCTCCCATCTCTAAGCCCCGTACGTTGATCTTTAGGACGCCACGGCAGTCATCATGTGATTCACCGGCTGCGCGTAGTGGGCCTTCTTTGGGCCGCGCTTCCGGGCTACGAGGACGCGGATGCGCTCGATCATCTCCGCAGGCGAACTGGCACCCTTCGGCAAAAAGACATCGGCGCATGAGGCACGGTCGAAGGCGTTGACGGTGCCGGAGACGATCATTGCGGGCAGCCCTGGGTGCAGCTGCTTAGCGCGTCGAACAAGTTCATTACCGTCCATCTGGGGCATGATGAGGTCACAAAGCAGAAGATCGAGCGATCCGGGAAGCGACTGCTCTACAACCTCCAGGGCCTGTTGTGAGGAGAGGGCCGGGATAACGCGGTAGCCGCGGGTTTCGAGCAAAAAAGTGCGGACAGAGAGTACTTGTTCGTTGTCGTCTACGCAGAGGATCGTCTTCTTGGGCCGCAATGCAATCTCAATTTCTGCCGGACGCCGCCTTGTGGCGTGCTCCAGCCGATGGGCCAGGCCGTCGCGCCCACTGGTTGGCAGGCGCGGCAGTCCGGATGTTCAAAAACAGGCCCCGCGGCCCGGCCGGATGCGTACTCCGGCGCATAGTGGGTCG encodes:
- a CDS encoding response regulator, whose translation is MRPKKTILCVDDNEQVLSVRTFLLETRGYRVIPALSSQQALEVVEQSLPGSLDLLLCDLIMPQMDGNELVRRAKQLHPGLPAMIVSGTVNAFDRASCADVFLPKGASSPAEMIERIRVLVARKRGPKKAHYAQPVNHMMTAVAS